From Nymphaea colorata isolate Beijing-Zhang1983 chromosome 6, ASM883128v2, whole genome shotgun sequence, a single genomic window includes:
- the LOC116256865 gene encoding protein CHUP1, chloroplastic-like, whose protein sequence is MFFPGGGFQMEKTELINPTVLKATFSIAFSLVGCFLYQRSKRNVFPSSSSSSSSSSPSSPLPSLSPSSSDGSTEENYITSSEYNESDSSHESDPQEALLERVSCLFLKVEAMEADHLRRLESLVGNCPTVEELSEARARIMVLEHVIRSRSKKKERLPRLRPRAVILQSRVAVKSRNEREMRRKFSEIRELKDEVAELRLTNVKLQGEKAELVKKLSTLESLTSSMAQRHLEAETAMEKYAKRLRITNENLLKQIEQLQMVHSPDIGEVIYLRWSNACLRYELIRKQEEEKKRMWEIEEKEKEGTVEYEEADDKSTSVDIGDDSSTVEMGDIPLHVEPKSQPNITKRKFCHKLKRWAKGSGNRFHT, encoded by the exons ATGTTCTTCCCTGGGGGCGGATTCCAAATGGAAAAAACAGAACTAATCAATCCTACCGTTCTGAAAGCAACATTCTCTATAGCCTTTTCATTGGTTGGTTGTTTTCTTTACCAAAGATCGAAAAGAAATGTCTTCCCCTCTTCATCATCGtcctcttcttcgtcttctccATCATCACCATTACCATCCTTGTCCCCGTCCTCGTCTGATGGATCAACAG AAGAGAACTATATCACAAGCAGTGAATACAATGAAAGCGACTCGAGTCACGAGAGCGACCCTCAAGAGGCATTGCTTGAGCGTGTCAGTTGTCTGTTCTTGAAGGTTGAGGCCATGGAAGCAGACCATCTTCGCCGGTTGGAATCTCTGGTCGGTAATTGTCCAACTGTTGAGGAGCTCAGCGAAGCCAGAGCCAGGATCATGGTGCTTGAGCACGTAATCAGAAGCCGCTCGAAGAAGAAAGAGCGACTGCCTAGACTTCGCCCGCGGGCTGTCATCCTGCAGTCAAGAGTGGCAGTTAAGTCGCGGAATGAAAGAGAGATGAGGAGGAAGTTCTCTGAGATCAGAGAGTTAAAAGATGAGGTTGCGGAACTCAGACTCACAAATGTAAAGTTGCAGGGCGAGAAGGCTGAATTAGTGAAGAAGCTTAGCACACTAGAGAGCTTAACTTCCTCCATGGCTCAG AGGCACCTGGAAGCAGAGACGGCGATGGAGAAATATGCAAAGAGGCTAAGGATCACAAATGAGAACTTATTAAAGCAAATAGAGCAGCTACAAATGGTTCATTCTCCAGATATTGGCGAAGTGATCTACCTGAGGTGGAGTAATGCATGCTTAAGGTATGAACTAATAAGGAAgcaagaggaggagaagaagaggatgtgggaaattgaagagaaggaaaaggagggaacTGTGGAATACGAAGAGGCTGATGACAAGAGCACTAGTGTAGACATCGGGGACGATTCAAGCACTGTGGAGATGGGCGACATCCCACTTCATGTTGAGCCAAAAAGCCAACCCAACATCACAAAGAGGAAGTTCTGCCACAAGCTCAAGAGGTGGGCCAAGGGCAGTGGTAATAGATTTCACACCTAA
- the LOC116255504 gene encoding protein CHUP1, chloroplastic-like, with protein MFYRKSKSKNKSRWPDLSSHGKNGIACISNDGDNRVYSIHKHLDLSLVTGCIRTSEDELTNSREVIKEPICSHEGQSHDSNILEQELEDLKSQITSLQENKQELETQMLLYKEQESMVGNLQRLVEEKDAEIESLTRKVECLDSENKLLKLLVAEHAALKAEMESERMKVKAAQRKIEKSWRKKKEAMVKLRQQLAVQKARETEIMRRESEMKKMIEGLHGEIDELKSGNSELMHDKIELMNQMDCVMESLTAEKEATKMAIEEASRMRIANAELSKQMEIYRNDRRADIEELIYLRWINACLKHELKKKHRPKEKNSTEHENGEKADPERGVDEKKCSGYDSDCSSTTATDMIDSSGDTDSKRTKTSKPKLIHKIKKWVNSNDRRKKVHDEDRCSAPADEALKVRSSRSYENVSSCGKLDYATDVMVLPRSRKFLVSTAMS; from the exons ATGTTTTACAGAAAATCCAAGTCCAAGAACAAGAGCAGATGGCCTGACCTATCTTCTCATGGAAAAAATG GCATAGCCTGCATTAGCAACGATGGAGATAATCGAGTTTACAGCATTCACAAGCATCTTGACCTTTCGCTTGTTACTGGTTGTATTAGAACGAGTGAA GACGAGCTGACTAATTCGAGGGAGGTGATCAAAGAACCAATCTGCTCGCATGAAGGCCAGAGCCATGACTCTAATATCCTCGAGCAAGAACTTGAGGATCTCAAGAGCCAGATCACCTCTCTGCAAGAGAACAAGCAGGAATTGGAAACTCAGATGCTCCTTTACAAAGAGCAAGAATCAATGGTAGGGAACCTTCAAAGGCTGGTAGAGGAAAAGGATGCAGAGATTGAAAGCTTGACCAGGAAAGTTGAATGTCTTGACAGTGAAAATAAGCTGCTCAAATTGCTTGTAGCTGAACATGCAGCCCTCAAGGCTGAAATGGAATCAGAAAGAATGAAAGTGAAGGCAGCACAGAGGAAGATTGAGAAGagttggagaaaaaagaaggaagcaaTGGTCAAGCTTCGTCAGCAGCTTGCTGTCCAGAAAGCAAGAGAAACGGAGATTATGAGGAGAGAGTCTGAGATGAAAAAGATGATAGAAGGCTTACATGGTGAAATTGATGAGTTAAAAAGTGGCAACTCGGAACTGATGCATGACAAGATTGAACTAATGAACCAAATGGACTGTGTCATGGAAAGCTTGACAGCTGAG AAAGAAGCAACGAAGATGGCAATTGAGGAAGCAAGCAGAATGAGAATTGCTAATGCAGAGCTGTCCAAGCAGATGGAAATTTATCGAAACGATAGGCGCGCCGACATAGAGGAGCTTATCTATTTGCGATGGATCAATGCTTGTCTAAAGCATGAACTGAAAAAGAAGCACAGGCCTAAAGAGAAGAATAGCACAGAACATGAGAATGGAGAGAAAGCAGATCCTGAACGTGGAGTGGATGAGAAGAAGTGTTCAGGCTACGATTCTGACTGCTCATCAACAACGGCCACAGATATGATTGATTCCTCTGGAGACACAGATTCAAAGAGGACTAAAACGTCAAAGCCGAAGTTGATACATAAGATCAAGAAATGGGTGAACAGCAACGACAGAAGGAAGAAGGTACACGATGAAGACAGGTGCAGCGCTCCAGCAGATGAGGCTCTGAAAGTCAGGAGTTCACGTTCTTATGAAAATGTTTCATCATGTGGGAAACTTGACTATGCTACAGATGTCATGGTACTCCCAAGGTCCAGAAAGTTTCTTGTTAGCACTGCAATGAGCTGA
- the LOC116256866 gene encoding peptidyl-prolyl cis-trans isomerase FKBP16-4, chloroplastic-like, with the protein MAIANMDASLLHNLKCSLIPTTAFAPTDQIPPISLPLRPSRRRPSTRVSCASSPLLTTAAVDTDRRRFIYFILSSASGLLLSDGAGAVSTSRRALRGAKIPESEYTTLPNGLKYYDLKVGGGPQAVKGSRVAVHYVAKWKGITFMTSRQGLGVGGGTPYGFDVGQSEKGNVLKGLDLGVVGMRAGGQRLLIVPPELAYGSKGVQEIPPNATLELDVELLTVKQSPFGYAVKIIEG; encoded by the exons ATGGCCATTGCCAACATGGATGCTTCCCTTCTTCACAATCTCAAATGTTCATTGATCCCTACCACCGCCTTCGCCCCAACAGACCAGATCCCACCAATATCCCTCCCCTTGCGTCCCAGCCGCAGAAGACCGAGCACGAGAGTTTCCTGCGCCTCATCCCCCTTGCTTACTACTGCTGCAGTTGACACTGACAGGAGAAGGTTTATCTACTTCATTCTCTCTTCAG CTTCTGGACTGCTGCTCAGTGATGGAGCTGGAGCTGTTTCAACAAGCAGAAGGGCG cTTAGAGGTGCAAAGATACCTGAAAGTGAATATACAACTCTTCCGAATGGTTTGAA GTACTACGACCTAAAGGTTGGAGGTGGGCCTCAAGCTGTAAAGGGCTCACGAGTTGCg GTTCATTATGTTGCTAAGTGGAAGGGAATAACCTTTATGACTAGCAGGCAAGGGcttggtgttggtggtggaaCA CCTTATGGATTTGATGTGGGTCAGTCGGAGAAAGGAAATGTACTCAAGGGATTAGATTTAGGAGTTGTGGGCATGCGAGCTGGGGGTCAG AGATTGCTGATTGTTCCTCCTGAGCTGGCTTATGGAAGCAAAGGTGTCCAAGAGATTCCTCCCAATGCAACGCTTGAG tTGGATGTGGAGCTACTCACTGTCAAACAGAGTCCATTTgg GTATGCAGTTAAGATCATCGAAGGCTAA